From Coffea arabica cultivar ET-39 chromosome 2e, Coffea Arabica ET-39 HiFi, whole genome shotgun sequence, the proteins below share one genomic window:
- the LOC113729210 gene encoding uncharacterized protein: MTEQRRIRRFVQGLNVEIQKDLAVAQINAFSNTVEKAQRVENARLQVADSSEVVEGTIPVFHRFAKVLVDPSATHSFVNPNFMCGIDIKPASLPYDLEVSTPTGDHRLITSMVYEDCEIWVGEKKLPGDLISLSIKGYDVILGMDWLVRYNAQLDCKKKVVEFRIPGKATLRLDKRGRLASSALISGIRARKLLSIRAQGFLAFLINTPTDKLKVNDLHVVKEYPDVFSDELVALPPEREIELKIDLLPETSPISKTPYRMEPAELKELKLQLQDLLEQRFIRESGSP; the protein is encoded by the exons atgaccgaacAACGAAGAATAAGGCgctttgtccagggcctgaacgtggAGATCCAGAAGGATCTAGCTGTAGCCCAGATTAACGCCTTCAGTAATACAgtggagaaggctcaacgagtagagaatgctaggctacaA gtcgCCGACTCTTCTGAAGTtgtggaaggtacgattcctgtatTCCACCGATTTGCGAAAGTCTTAGTAGATCCCAGTGCTACTCATTCATTTGTCAACCCCAATTTTATGTGCGGAAtagatataaaacctgctagtttaccctATGACCTggaagttagtactcctacgggggaTCATCGTTTGatcactagtatggtttatgAAGATTGCGAAATCTGGGTAGGAGAGAAGAAGTTGCCAGGGGATTTGATAAGCctatccattaaggggtatgacgtaATTCTAGGCATGGACTGGTTAGTCAGGTATAATGCTCAACTTGATTGTAAGAAGAAGgtggtagaatttcgcattcctgggaAGGCGACTTTAAGGTTAGATaaaaggggtaggttagcctcatctgccttGATATCGGgtattcgggctaggaaattgctaagtaTAAGGGCGCAAGGGTTCTTAGCCTTTCTAATCAATACCCCCACAGATAAATTGAAAGTAAATGATTTGCACGTAGTGAAGGAATATCCAGACGTATTttctgatgagttagtagccctacctccggagagagagatagaattgAAAATTGATCTGTTACCAGAAAcgtcacctatctctaaaacCCCGTATAGAATGGAACCTGCTGAGCTTAAGGAATTGAAATTACagttacaagaccttttggagcagAGGTTCATTcgagagagtgggtctccttag